A region from the Polaribacter sp. Hel1_33_78 genome encodes:
- the meaB gene encoding methylmalonyl Co-A mutase-associated GTPase MeaB — MVKKTSALHEKEGISKPETTSKSAAEKIKTSRAKQNSVDEFVAKILTGDITFLSRAITLVESTNAKHQQKANEILERCLPSANNSIRIGITGVPGVGKSTFIEAFGKHLTTQGKKVAVLAVDPSSSVNKGSILGDKTRMEELVTDKNAFIRPSPSGTSLGGVAQKTRESIILCEAAGFDTIIIETVGVGQSETVVHSMVDFFLLLKLAGAGDELQGIKRGIIEMADAIVINKADGDNEKNAKIAKVEFNRALHLYPIKESNWQPKVITASALLHIGISKIDKMIVDYISLTKENGYFTLKRNNQNKYWLLATIEQQLKDNFYQKKKIKKALEKEINNLENGKTTPFNAAKRLLNI; from the coding sequence ATGGTTAAAAAAACGTCTGCATTACATGAAAAAGAAGGTATTTCTAAACCAGAAACAACCAGTAAATCTGCTGCAGAAAAAATTAAAACCAGTAGAGCTAAACAAAATTCTGTGGATGAATTTGTTGCTAAAATCTTAACAGGAGATATCACTTTTTTAAGCAGAGCCATTACGTTAGTAGAGAGTACCAATGCCAAGCATCAACAAAAAGCAAATGAAATTTTAGAACGCTGCTTGCCCTCTGCAAATAATTCCATAAGAATTGGTATTACAGGTGTTCCAGGTGTTGGAAAAAGCACATTTATTGAAGCTTTTGGAAAACATTTAACAACGCAAGGCAAAAAAGTCGCTGTACTCGCTGTAGACCCAAGTAGCTCTGTAAACAAAGGTTCTATTTTAGGAGATAAAACGAGAATGGAAGAATTGGTTACTGATAAAAATGCTTTTATTAGACCTTCTCCTTCTGGCACATCGTTGGGCGGAGTTGCGCAAAAAACACGCGAAAGCATCATTCTATGTGAAGCCGCCGGTTTTGATACTATTATAATTGAAACTGTTGGCGTTGGGCAATCTGAAACCGTTGTGCACTCCATGGTCGACTTTTTTTTATTATTAAAATTGGCGGGAGCTGGCGATGAATTGCAAGGAATTAAACGCGGAATTATAGAAATGGCAGATGCTATTGTGATTAACAAAGCTGATGGAGATAATGAAAAGAACGCTAAAATTGCCAAAGTTGAATTTAATAGAGCTTTGCACTTATACCCCATAAAAGAAAGCAACTGGCAGCCGAAAGTAATCACTGCAAGTGCATTACTGCATATAGGTATTTCAAAAATTGATAAAATGATTGTTGATTATATCTCTTTAACAAAAGAGAACGGCTATTTTACACTGAAAAGAAATAACCAAAATAAATATTGGTTATTAGCCACTATAGAACAACAACTAAAAGACAATTTCTATCAAAAAAAGAAGATTAAAAAAGCACTAGAAAAAGAAATTAACAATTTAGAAAACGGAAAAACAACCCCGTTTAACGCTGCAAAAAGATTGTTGAATATATAA
- the cysS gene encoding cysteine--tRNA ligase, which translates to MERYKENQLKVYNSLTKKKENFKTITDGYVGMYVCGPTVYSNAHLGNVRTFMFFDVVYRYLLHLDYKVRYVRNITDAGHLENDADEGEDRISKKARIEKIEPMEVVQRYTVDFHDVLKNYNFLPPSIEPTATGHIVEQIEMIKEILEKGFAYEINGSVYFDVLKYNESSHYGILSGRKVEDLIHNTRSLDGQSDKKNPQDFALWKKADERHIMRWPSPWSDGFPGWHLECSVMSTKYLGEQFDIHGGGMDLKFPHHECEIAQSQTCSGKTPVNYWMHTNMLLLNSQKMAKSTGNFILPNEILSGENEILPKPFSASVVRFFNMQANYRSILDFSGEALEASEKGHSKLMEAVRLLDKIEAGKTSTFDVKKWKKDCYSAMNDDFNTPVLIAHLFEAVKVINQIKEQKASITTEDILVLKTTINGFVFDVLGLMNENSEDNSKKINGVVELLIKLRKEARENKDWTLSDQIRDELIELGIQLKDGKEGTTFSIN; encoded by the coding sequence ATGGAACGCTACAAAGAAAATCAACTTAAAGTATACAACTCTTTAACGAAAAAAAAGGAGAATTTTAAAACCATAACAGACGGATATGTAGGTATGTATGTTTGTGGGCCAACGGTGTATAGCAATGCTCATTTGGGGAATGTAAGAACCTTTATGTTCTTTGATGTTGTCTATAGATATTTATTGCATTTAGACTATAAAGTGCGCTATGTGCGTAATATTACAGATGCTGGTCATTTAGAAAACGATGCTGATGAAGGTGAAGATAGAATTTCTAAAAAAGCACGTATCGAAAAAATTGAACCGATGGAAGTCGTGCAACGTTACACAGTAGACTTTCATGATGTCTTAAAAAACTACAATTTTTTACCACCAAGCATAGAACCAACCGCTACAGGTCATATTGTTGAGCAGATAGAAATGATTAAAGAAATCTTGGAGAAAGGTTTTGCTTATGAAATAAATGGTTCGGTATATTTTGACGTTTTAAAGTATAATGAAAGCAGTCATTATGGTATTCTTTCAGGAAGAAAGGTTGAAGATTTAATTCATAATACTCGTTCACTTGATGGACAATCAGATAAGAAAAATCCGCAAGATTTTGCACTTTGGAAAAAAGCAGATGAGAGACACATTATGCGCTGGCCATCTCCATGGAGTGATGGTTTTCCGGGTTGGCATTTAGAATGTTCTGTAATGAGTACAAAATATTTAGGTGAACAATTTGATATTCATGGAGGTGGAATGGATTTAAAATTTCCACATCACGAATGTGAAATTGCGCAATCACAAACTTGTAGCGGAAAGACTCCAGTAAATTATTGGATGCATACTAATATGTTGTTGTTAAATAGTCAGAAAATGGCGAAATCTACGGGTAATTTTATTTTACCAAACGAGATTTTGTCAGGAGAAAATGAGATTCTTCCGAAACCATTTTCAGCGAGTGTCGTTCGTTTTTTTAATATGCAAGCCAATTATAGAAGCATTTTAGATTTTTCTGGTGAAGCATTAGAAGCCTCCGAAAAAGGACATTCAAAATTAATGGAAGCGGTTCGTCTCTTAGATAAAATTGAAGCTGGAAAAACATCAACGTTTGATGTTAAAAAGTGGAAAAAAGACTGTTATTCAGCAATGAATGATGATTTTAATACACCTGTTTTAATTGCGCATTTATTTGAAGCTGTAAAGGTGATCAATCAAATAAAAGAACAAAAAGCAAGCATAACCACTGAGGATATTTTAGTATTAAAAACAACTATTAATGGGTTTGTTTTTGATGTTTTAGGATTGATGAATGAAAATTCTGAAGACAATTCAAAAAAAATAAATGGTGTAGTAGAATTATTAATTAAGTTAAGAAAAGAAGCACGAGAAAATAAAGATTGGACACTATCAGATCAAATTAGAGATGAATTAATTGAATTGGGAATTCAGTTAAAAGACGGTAAAGAAGGCACAACTTTTTCAATCAATTAA
- the yidD gene encoding membrane protein insertion efficiency factor YidD → MKKILSYPFILLVRFYQSAISPLTPAACRYSPTCSHYTIEALQKHGLFSGGWLAIKRIFSCHPWGGSGYDPVPKKKNK, encoded by the coding sequence TTGAAGAAAATACTTTCATATCCATTTATTTTATTGGTGCGGTTTTATCAAAGCGCAATTTCACCATTAACACCAGCAGCTTGCAGATACAGTCCGACGTGTTCACATTACACTATTGAGGCTTTGCAAAAACATGGTTTATTTTCTGGTGGTTGGTTGGCAATAAAAAGAATATTTAGTTGTCATCCTTGGGGTGGAAGTGGTTATGATCCTGTTCCAAAAAAAAAGAATAAATAA
- the lgt gene encoding prolipoprotein diacylglyceryl transferase has protein sequence MSFLAIEWDPSLGIDLGFFVVRWYSLMFVTAFLLGLHLMKKIYIKDEIPIEKLDTLFMYTFISMLIGMRLGDVFFYSWDYYQNHLLEIILPFKKQLGESALFGIIKDWKFTGFTGFASHGAAIGIIFTMYFYAKKHLQKSWLFILDRLAIMVALAGFFIRSGNFFNSEIYGKETGSNFGVIFKAAGETTARHPTQLYEAFSYLILFFVMWYLYWKTDKKQQEGFLFGLFMTVLWSLRFFIEFLKEAQVVGREDWVFNSLNTGQVLSIPLVFIGIWLMLKKTNKAKELNG, from the coding sequence ATGAGTTTTTTAGCAATAGAGTGGGACCCATCCTTAGGCATTGATTTAGGTTTTTTTGTGGTACGTTGGTATAGTTTGATGTTTGTAACAGCATTTTTATTGGGTTTACATCTCATGAAAAAGATATATATCAAAGATGAAATTCCTATTGAAAAATTGGATACGTTATTCATGTACACCTTTATTTCGATGCTCATTGGTATGCGTTTAGGAGATGTGTTTTTTTATAGTTGGGATTATTATCAAAATCATTTACTAGAAATTATTTTACCTTTTAAAAAGCAATTAGGAGAGAGTGCTCTTTTTGGCATCATTAAAGATTGGAAGTTTACAGGTTTTACCGGGTTTGCAAGTCATGGAGCAGCAATCGGTATTATTTTTACCATGTATTTTTATGCAAAAAAACATTTACAGAAATCGTGGTTATTTATTTTGGATAGGTTAGCAATTATGGTCGCTTTGGCCGGTTTTTTTATTAGATCCGGGAATTTCTTTAACTCAGAGATTTATGGAAAAGAAACGGGTTCTAACTTTGGTGTTATATTTAAAGCTGCGGGTGAAACAACAGCAAGACACCCAACGCAGTTATATGAAGCTTTTAGTTATTTAATCTTGTTTTTTGTAATGTGGTATTTGTATTGGAAAACGGATAAAAAACAACAAGAAGGTTTCTTATTTGGATTATTTATGACTGTTTTATGGTCTTTAAGGTTCTTTATAGAATTCTTAAAAGAAGCGCAAGTAGTTGGAAGGGAAGATTGGGTTTTCAATTCTTTGAATACAGGTCAGGTTTTGAGTATTCCATTAGTATTCATAGGAATTTGGTTAATGTTAAAGAAAACAAATAAAGCTAAAGAATTAAATGGATAA
- a CDS encoding DUF6787 family protein encodes MDKLKERWDIDSNWSIIAIFIVFAINGSFAAWVAKPITEFLGLSPEVISVWIYWPLRILLIFPIYQLTLPIVGWLFGQFKFFWTFEKKFLSRLGLGFLFKENN; translated from the coding sequence ATGGATAAATTAAAAGAACGTTGGGATATAGATTCCAATTGGTCCATAATCGCAATTTTTATTGTTTTTGCAATAAACGGTTCCTTTGCTGCTTGGGTAGCAAAGCCAATTACTGAGTTTTTAGGTTTATCTCCAGAAGTAATTTCAGTATGGATTTATTGGCCATTAAGAATACTATTAATATTTCCTATTTATCAACTGACATTGCCAATAGTTGGTTGGTTATTTGGGCAGTTTAAATTCTTTTGGACTTTCGAAAAAAAGTTTTTAAGTAGATTAGGACTTGGTTTTTTGTTTAAAGAAAATAATTAG
- a CDS encoding CoA pyrophosphatase, which yields MNFKDFTQKIGDLKTEKLGGLEAQFKMAPKLRFKYNQEKIVASKPKKAAVLALFYPNIKNETCFLLTKRASYKGTHSAQISFPGGKIEKSDTSLQKTALRETLEEVGVQPSSVEIIRELTDVYIPPSNFLATPFLGTICKKPDFILNHEVEKEIEVLLSDLLNEASITAVNMNTSYMNNMEVPCFKLNDHIVWGATAMMLSEIKELLK from the coding sequence ATGAATTTTAAAGACTTTACCCAAAAAATAGGGGATCTAAAAACAGAAAAACTCGGAGGATTAGAGGCTCAGTTTAAAATGGCGCCTAAACTTCGCTTTAAATATAATCAAGAGAAAATAGTGGCTAGTAAGCCAAAAAAAGCAGCTGTTTTAGCATTGTTTTATCCGAATATAAAAAATGAAACCTGCTTTCTATTAACAAAAAGAGCCAGTTATAAAGGCACACATTCCGCCCAAATAAGTTTTCCAGGGGGAAAAATAGAAAAATCTGACACCAGTTTACAAAAAACGGCATTAAGAGAAACCTTAGAGGAAGTGGGCGTGCAACCTTCATCTGTAGAAATTATAAGAGAATTAACGGATGTATACATACCACCAAGTAATTTTTTAGCAACTCCTTTTTTAGGTACCATTTGTAAAAAACCAGATTTTATTTTAAACCATGAAGTTGAAAAAGAAATTGAAGTTTTATTAAGTGATTTATTGAATGAAGCAAGTATAACCGCCGTGAATATGAATACTTCTTATATGAATAATATGGAGGTACCGTGCTTCAAATTAAATGATCACATAGTTTGGGGGGCAACCGCAATGATGCTCTCGGAAATTAAAGAACTCTTAAAATAG
- a CDS encoding 1-acyl-sn-glycerol-3-phosphate acyltransferase has translation MPLFKRNPFGHYLFIKKWIIRFFGVISHSRYRNFNNLQIEGSQILRDLPDKKVLFISNHQTYFADVAAMFHVFNASLKGREDSIKNIGYIWNPKLNFYFVAAGETMKAGLLPKIFAYAGAVSIDRTWRSAGENVKRQVKTSDISNIGKAIDDGWVVTFPQGTTTPFKPIRRGTAHIIKTYKPVVVPIVIDGFRRSFDKKGLRIKRKNVLQSMVIKEPLEIDYENEDISDIVTKIEFAIEQHPSFLKVLSVQELEDLKKEEVALNKKRKFWTS, from the coding sequence ATGCCTCTATTTAAAAGGAATCCGTTTGGACATTATTTATTTATAAAGAAGTGGATTATTCGCTTTTTCGGGGTTATTTCTCATAGCAGGTATCGTAATTTTAATAACCTTCAAATTGAAGGTTCACAAATATTAAGAGATTTACCAGATAAAAAAGTGCTATTCATTTCTAATCATCAAACTTATTTTGCAGATGTTGCTGCTATGTTTCATGTTTTTAATGCTTCTTTAAAAGGTAGAGAAGACTCTATTAAGAATATTGGTTATATATGGAATCCAAAATTAAATTTTTATTTTGTTGCTGCTGGCGAGACAATGAAAGCTGGCTTGTTGCCTAAAATATTTGCCTATGCGGGTGCTGTCTCTATTGATAGAACTTGGAGAAGTGCAGGCGAAAATGTTAAAAGACAAGTAAAAACTTCAGATATTTCAAATATAGGTAAAGCCATAGATGATGGTTGGGTTGTTACGTTTCCGCAAGGAACAACGACGCCTTTTAAACCGATTAGACGGGGAACTGCACATATCATTAAAACATACAAACCAGTGGTGGTGCCAATTGTTATTGACGGTTTTAGACGCTCTTTTGATAAAAAAGGATTACGTATTAAGAGAAAAAATGTTTTACAATCTATGGTCATAAAAGAACCTTTAGAAATTGATTACGAGAATGAAGATATTTCGGATATTGTAACAAAGATTGAGTTTGCTATTGAACAGCACCCATCATTTCTTAAAGTGTTATCTGTGCAAGAATTAGAAGACCTTAAAAAAGAAGAGGTTGCATTAAATAAAAAGAGAAAATTCTGGACTTCTTAG